The following proteins are encoded in a genomic region of Streptomyces collinus Tu 365:
- the tpiA gene encoding triose-phosphate isomerase, which yields MSTRTPLMAGNWKMNLNHLEAIAHVQKLAFALADKDYEAVEVAVLPPFTDLRSVQTLVDGDKLKIKYGAQDISAHDSGAYTGEISGPMLAKLKCTYVAIGHSERRQYHHETDEIVNAKVKAAYKHGLTPILCVGEELDVREAGNHVSHTLAQVEGGLKDLPAEQAETVVIAYEPVWAIGTGKVCGADDAQEVCAAIRGKLAELYSQDVADKVRIQYGGSVKAGNVAEIMAKADIDGALVGGASLDADEFVKIVRFRDQ from the coding sequence ATGAGCACGCGCACGCCGCTGATGGCGGGCAACTGGAAGATGAACCTCAACCACCTCGAGGCCATCGCGCACGTCCAGAAGCTCGCCTTCGCCCTGGCCGACAAGGACTACGAGGCCGTCGAGGTCGCCGTCCTGCCGCCCTTCACCGACCTGCGCTCCGTGCAGACCCTGGTCGACGGCGACAAGCTCAAGATCAAGTACGGTGCCCAGGACATCTCGGCGCACGACTCCGGCGCCTACACCGGTGAGATCTCCGGTCCGATGCTGGCCAAGCTCAAGTGCACGTACGTGGCCATCGGCCACTCCGAGCGCCGCCAGTACCACCACGAGACCGACGAGATCGTGAACGCCAAGGTCAAGGCCGCCTACAAGCACGGTCTGACCCCGATCCTGTGCGTCGGCGAGGAGCTGGACGTCCGCGAGGCGGGCAACCACGTCTCCCACACCCTCGCCCAGGTCGAGGGCGGTCTGAAGGACCTCCCGGCCGAGCAGGCCGAGACCGTCGTGATCGCCTACGAGCCCGTCTGGGCCATCGGCACCGGCAAGGTCTGCGGCGCCGACGACGCCCAGGAGGTCTGCGCGGCCATCCGCGGCAAGCTCGCCGAGCTGTACTCCCAGGACGTGGCCGACAAGGTCCGCATCCAGTACGGCGGCTCCGTGAAGGCCGGCAACGTCGCCGAGATCATGGCCAAGGCCGACATCGACGGCGCCCTGGTCGGCGGTGCCTCGCTGGACGCCGACGAGTTCGTCAAGATCGTGCGCTTCCGCGACCAGTGA
- a CDS encoding FtsX-like permease family protein has product MRATLRWAHSDLRTHRGEALFITLATAGIVASLLLAAALFGYATNPWQRTFTEAHGAHVWIHTAASTDVRELARLDGVESVAGPYRTESTTVAARGTRAAVELRGTPDLPTVGRPLVTVGHWLDPAEPDGVVLESRLARALLAEPGDTLTLPGSARTLTVEGIADSAEPGYSPGAQPGLVWALPPAVRADAGRVTGLRLKDPGDTDYAVQRAVTVLGAGTVGEVSTWQQERAAAQGENRLLGQVLGLFGLGALAAAGFAVHGAIGTRIRGHLRDISVLKAIGFTPGQVVRIFLLQHLAFAALGAVAAAALTEGLGNRVPGRLGDAVGVWQGLPGHTVTLSAVPVGAVLFIGVTTGLAAWRAGRVPPVPVPRPAAPAGGRLTAVARSALGLRLPAALVLGCHKAFAGRGRSLAGVARLTLPLLLMVVAMSAWTTLDRFHSSPGRVGLPAALSVRSDGDLGDAGVRALLAADPGVGAAYPGVELAALLPGQTGTVALRGLGTRAHPYPYTLAEGRAARGPDEAVAGQGMLDLVHARVGDWVRITVGERPQILHIVGRSIEPQNAGRVVTTSLDTLRENDAHLSPAFYQLRLRPGADPRRVASALTRAGHGHLDVHPVTNPADGLSPLRGVVTALIAVLALIGLVELLTAIGGTVRESERDVLALRAIGMSPRQITAITVTATTCTALAAAVAATVLGLPLAHRLIDAQGGSSGIGAGIAQSPSPALLLLLGTGAVLGAAALSALPASRAARRRLADTLSAVS; this is encoded by the coding sequence GTGCGCGCCACCCTCCGCTGGGCCCACTCCGATCTGCGCACGCACCGCGGCGAGGCGCTGTTCATCACGCTCGCCACGGCCGGCATCGTCGCCTCGCTGCTGCTGGCGGCCGCGCTGTTCGGCTACGCCACCAACCCCTGGCAGCGGACCTTCACCGAGGCGCACGGGGCGCACGTGTGGATCCACACCGCCGCCTCCACCGACGTCCGCGAGCTCGCCCGGCTGGACGGCGTCGAGTCCGTCGCCGGCCCCTACCGGACGGAGTCCACCACCGTCGCCGCTCGCGGCACCCGGGCCGCCGTCGAGCTGCGCGGCACCCCGGACCTGCCGACCGTCGGCCGGCCGCTCGTCACCGTCGGCCACTGGCTGGACCCGGCCGAGCCGGACGGCGTGGTCCTGGAGAGCCGCCTGGCCCGGGCCCTGCTCGCCGAGCCCGGCGACACCCTCACCCTGCCCGGCAGCGCACGCACCCTGACCGTGGAGGGCATCGCCGACAGCGCCGAGCCCGGCTACAGCCCGGGAGCCCAGCCGGGCCTGGTCTGGGCGCTGCCCCCCGCCGTGCGCGCCGACGCCGGCCGGGTGACCGGGCTGCGCCTGAAGGACCCGGGCGACACCGACTACGCGGTGCAGCGCGCCGTCACGGTGCTCGGCGCGGGCACCGTCGGCGAGGTCTCCACCTGGCAACAGGAGCGGGCCGCGGCCCAGGGCGAGAACCGGCTCCTCGGACAGGTGCTCGGCCTGTTCGGGCTCGGCGCCCTGGCCGCCGCCGGCTTCGCCGTGCACGGGGCGATCGGCACCCGCATCCGCGGCCACCTGCGGGACATCTCGGTGCTCAAGGCGATCGGCTTCACGCCCGGCCAGGTGGTGCGGATCTTCCTGCTCCAGCACCTGGCGTTCGCGGCGCTCGGCGCGGTGGCCGCGGCCGCGCTCACCGAGGGCCTGGGCAACCGGGTCCCGGGGCGGCTCGGCGACGCGGTGGGGGTGTGGCAGGGGCTGCCCGGGCACACCGTGACCCTGTCCGCCGTGCCGGTCGGCGCGGTGCTGTTCATCGGCGTGACCACGGGGCTCGCCGCCTGGCGGGCGGGCCGGGTGCCGCCGGTGCCGGTGCCCCGCCCGGCGGCCCCGGCGGGCGGCCGGCTCACCGCCGTCGCCCGCAGCGCGCTGGGCCTGCGGCTGCCGGCCGCGCTCGTGCTCGGCTGCCACAAGGCGTTCGCCGGGCGCGGCCGCTCACTGGCCGGCGTGGCCCGCCTGACGCTGCCACTGCTGCTCATGGTGGTGGCCATGAGCGCGTGGACCACCCTGGACCGGTTCCACAGCAGTCCCGGGCGCGTGGGCCTGCCGGCGGCGCTCTCGGTCCGCTCGGACGGCGACCTGGGCGACGCCGGTGTCCGGGCCCTGCTGGCGGCGGACCCCGGGGTCGGCGCCGCCTACCCGGGCGTCGAGCTGGCCGCGCTGCTCCCCGGACAGACCGGGACGGTCGCCCTGCGCGGCCTCGGCACCCGGGCCCACCCCTACCCGTACACCCTCGCCGAGGGCCGGGCCGCCCGCGGTCCCGACGAGGCGGTGGCCGGCCAGGGCATGCTCGACCTGGTGCACGCGCGGGTCGGGGACTGGGTGCGGATCACGGTGGGAGAGCGGCCGCAGATCCTGCACATCGTGGGCCGCAGCATCGAGCCGCAGAACGCCGGGCGGGTCGTGACGACCTCCCTGGACACCCTGCGGGAGAACGACGCGCACCTGTCCCCCGCCTTCTACCAGCTCCGCCTGCGCCCCGGCGCCGACCCGCGGCGGGTGGCCTCCGCCCTGACCCGGGCCGGCCACGGGCACCTGGACGTGCACCCGGTCACGAACCCGGCCGACGGGCTCTCGCCGCTGCGCGGGGTGGTGACCGCGCTGATCGCCGTGCTCGCCCTCATCGGGCTCGTCGAGCTGCTCACCGCGATCGGCGGCACCGTACGGGAGAGCGAACGGGACGTGCTGGCGCTGCGGGCGATCGGCATGTCACCGCGGCAGATCACCGCGATCACCGTCACCGCGACGACCTGCACGGCGCTCGCGGCCGCCGTCGCCGCCACGGTGCTGGGCCTGCCGCTGGCCCACCGGCTGATCGACGCGCAGGGCGGTTCGAGCGGCATCGGCGCCGGCATCGCCCAGTCCCCCTCCCCCGCCCTGCTCCTGCTGCTGGGCACGGGCGCCGTCCTCGGCGCGGCGGCCCTCTCCGCCCTCCCCGCGTCCCGCGCGGCCCGCCGCCGCCTGGCGGACACGCTGAGCGCGGTGTCGTGA
- a CDS encoding ABC transporter substrate-binding protein, producing MRWMRAAGRGLLVLAVVLSGYVASGTRSGEAADGGRGPLTLATAGDLTDYLDPLLRGWNRTHPAEKVTLVELPDSADETHAQMTTDLRGGDRGRFDVLNIDVNWTSEFAAAGWIRPLPPDRFPLRSFLRPVVDTATYDGRLYAVPYVTNAGLLLYRRDVLAKEGLPPPRTWAELEHDAKTVAPKYGLGGYAGQFLPYEGLTVNAAEAVYSAGGTILGDEGTRVTVDSDAAREGIGFLARGVREGWIPKAALTYKEEESKEAFQDGRLLFLRNWPYAYAVASAPGSKVAGKIGAVRLPGPHGPGKSVLGGSNLAVNTHARHPDSAARLIAYLTSEPVQRQVLTRGALPPVRAALYDDPALVRRFPYLPILRDAVRTAEPRPKSPRYDQVSLVVQAVVQDALTGHETPAAAVRRLARELAAISDR from the coding sequence ATGCGGTGGATGCGCGCCGCCGGTAGGGGGCTCCTCGTTCTGGCCGTGGTCCTCAGTGGCTACGTCGCCTCCGGCACCCGGAGCGGCGAGGCGGCCGACGGCGGCCGCGGGCCGCTCACCCTCGCGACCGCCGGTGACCTCACCGACTACCTCGACCCGCTGCTGCGGGGCTGGAACCGCACGCACCCCGCCGAGAAGGTCACCCTCGTCGAGCTGCCCGACTCCGCCGACGAGACCCACGCGCAGATGACCACCGACCTGCGCGGCGGCGACCGGGGGCGGTTCGACGTCCTCAACATCGACGTCAACTGGACCTCGGAGTTCGCGGCGGCCGGCTGGATCCGCCCGCTGCCCCCGGACCGCTTCCCGCTGCGCAGCTTCCTGCGGCCGGTGGTGGACACGGCCACGTACGACGGCCGGCTGTACGCCGTGCCGTACGTCACCAACGCGGGGCTGCTGCTGTACCGCAGGGACGTGCTGGCCAAGGAGGGCCTGCCGCCGCCGCGCACCTGGGCCGAGCTGGAGCATGACGCGAAGACCGTCGCGCCCAAGTACGGTCTGGGCGGTTACGCGGGCCAGTTCCTGCCCTACGAGGGCCTGACCGTCAACGCGGCCGAGGCCGTGTACTCGGCGGGCGGCACGATCCTCGGCGACGAGGGCACCCGGGTCACCGTCGACTCCGACGCGGCCCGCGAGGGCATCGGCTTCCTCGCCCGCGGTGTGCGCGAGGGCTGGATCCCGAAGGCGGCGCTGACGTACAAGGAGGAGGAGTCCAAGGAGGCGTTCCAGGACGGCCGGCTGCTCTTCCTGCGGAACTGGCCCTACGCCTACGCCGTGGCCTCGGCCCCCGGCTCCAAGGTGGCCGGGAAGATCGGCGCCGTACGGCTGCCGGGACCGCACGGTCCGGGCAAGAGCGTCCTGGGCGGCTCCAACCTGGCCGTCAACACGCATGCGCGGCACCCCGACTCGGCCGCCCGGCTGATCGCCTACCTCACCAGCGAGCCGGTCCAGCGCCAGGTGCTCACCCGGGGCGCGCTGCCGCCCGTACGCGCCGCGCTCTACGACGACCCCGCGCTCGTGCGGCGGTTCCCCTATCTGCCGATCCTGCGCGACGCCGTCCGCACGGCCGAGCCGCGGCCCAAGAGCCCCCGCTACGACCAGGTGAGCCTCGTGGTGCAGGCGGTCGTGCAGGACGCGCTGACCGGGCACGAGACGCCGGCCGCCGCGGTGCGCCGGCTGGCGCGGGAACTGGCCGCCATCTCCGACCGCTAG
- a CDS encoding phosphoglycerate kinase, whose translation MKTIDELLSAGVDGKRVFVRADLNVPLADGVITDDGRIRAVLPTVKALAEAGAKVVVASHLGRPKGAPDPAFSLLPAAERLGELLGAPVAFAQDTVGPAAHDAVNGLQPGQVAVIENLRFNAGETAKDDTERGEFADRLAALADVYVGDGFGAVHRKHASVYDLPARLPHYAGYLIATEVGVLKKLTDDVKRPYVVALGGAKVSDKLAVIDQLLGKADRLLIGGGMAYTFLKAKGYEVGISLLQEDQVPAVTEYLERAEKQGVELLLPVDVVVSREFPDLKTKAPTENTVVDADKIPADQEGLDIGPRTRELYASKLADAETVFWNGPMGVFEHPDYAEGTKAVAQALVDSNGFSVVGGGDSAAAVRTLGFDEKAFGHISTGGGASLEYLEGKTLPGLAALED comes from the coding sequence ATGAAGACCATCGACGAACTTCTCTCCGCGGGCGTGGACGGCAAGCGGGTCTTCGTCCGTGCCGACCTCAACGTGCCGCTCGCCGACGGCGTCATCACGGACGACGGCCGCATCCGCGCCGTCCTGCCCACGGTCAAGGCGCTCGCCGAGGCCGGCGCCAAGGTGGTCGTCGCCTCCCACCTGGGCCGCCCCAAGGGCGCCCCGGACCCCGCCTTCTCGCTGCTGCCCGCCGCCGAGCGGCTCGGCGAACTCCTCGGCGCGCCGGTCGCGTTCGCCCAGGACACCGTCGGCCCCGCCGCCCACGACGCCGTCAACGGCCTCCAGCCCGGCCAGGTCGCGGTCATCGAGAACCTGCGCTTCAACGCCGGCGAGACCGCCAAGGACGACACCGAGCGCGGCGAGTTCGCCGACCGGCTGGCCGCCCTCGCCGACGTGTACGTCGGGGACGGCTTCGGCGCGGTGCACCGCAAGCACGCTTCCGTCTACGACCTTCCGGCCCGGCTGCCGCACTACGCCGGCTACCTGATCGCCACCGAGGTCGGCGTCCTGAAGAAGCTCACCGACGACGTCAAGCGCCCCTACGTCGTCGCGCTCGGCGGCGCCAAGGTCTCCGACAAGCTCGCCGTCATCGACCAGCTCCTCGGCAAGGCCGACCGGCTGCTCATCGGCGGCGGCATGGCCTACACCTTCCTCAAGGCCAAGGGTTACGAGGTCGGCATCTCCCTGCTCCAGGAGGACCAGGTCCCGGCCGTCACCGAGTACCTGGAGCGCGCCGAGAAGCAGGGCGTGGAGCTGCTGCTCCCCGTCGACGTCGTGGTCTCCCGGGAGTTCCCGGACCTGAAGACCAAGGCGCCGACCGAGAACACCGTGGTCGACGCGGACAAGATCCCCGCCGACCAGGAGGGCCTGGACATCGGCCCCAGGACCCGGGAGCTCTACGCCTCGAAGCTCGCCGACGCCGAGACCGTCTTCTGGAACGGTCCCATGGGCGTCTTCGAGCACCCCGACTACGCCGAGGGCACCAAGGCGGTCGCCCAGGCCCTTGTCGACTCGAACGGCTTCAGCGTCGTCGGCGGTGGTGACTCCGCCGCGGCCGTGCGTACGCTCGGCTTCGACGAGAAGGCATTCGGCCACATCTCGACCGGTGGCGGCGCCTCCCTCGAATACCTCGAGGGCAAGACGCTCCCCGGCCTCGCCGCACTGGAGGACTGA
- the pgi gene encoding glucose-6-phosphate isomerase has protein sequence MNADGRTRLNQTPEWTALEKHREELAGTGLRDLFAAEPGRGSGYTLQVGDLHIDYSKHLVTDETLRLLRELAAATDVFGLRDAMFRGEKINVTENRAVLHTALRAAPGAVVEVDGENVVPAVHAVLDKMAGFAERVRSGEWTGHTGRRIRNVVNIGIGGSDLGPAMAYEVLRSFTDRDLTVRFVSNVDGADLHEATRDLDPAETLFIVASKTFTTIETITNATSARSWLVDALGDEAAVAKHFVALSTNAEKVSDFGIDTANMFEFWDWVGGRYSYDSAIGLSLMIAIGPDRFREMLDGFRLVDDHFRTAPAEANAPLLLGLLGIWYDNFHDAQSHAVLPYSHYLSKFTAYLQQLDMESNGKYVARDGKRVEWQTGPVVWGTPGTNGQHAYYQLIHQGTKLIPADFIGFAEPVAELSGELKAQHDLLMANFFAQTQALAFGKTAEEVRAEGVPEELVPHKTFPGDRPTTTILARELTPSVLGQLVALYEHKVLVQGAVWNIDSFDQWGVELGKVLAKRVEPALTEGKEVPGLDTSTQALVAKYRELRGRA, from the coding sequence ATGAACGCAGACGGCCGTACCAGGCTCAACCAGACGCCCGAGTGGACCGCTCTCGAGAAGCACCGCGAGGAACTGGCCGGGACCGGGCTGCGGGACCTGTTCGCCGCCGAGCCGGGGCGCGGCAGCGGGTACACCCTGCAGGTCGGTGACCTGCACATCGACTACTCCAAGCACCTCGTCACCGACGAGACGCTGCGGCTGCTGCGCGAGCTTGCCGCCGCGACGGACGTCTTCGGTCTGCGGGACGCCATGTTCCGCGGTGAGAAGATCAACGTCACCGAGAACCGGGCGGTGCTGCACACCGCGCTGCGGGCCGCGCCCGGCGCGGTGGTCGAGGTCGACGGCGAGAACGTCGTACCGGCCGTGCACGCCGTGCTGGACAAGATGGCCGGCTTCGCCGAGCGGGTGCGCTCCGGCGAGTGGACCGGCCACACCGGCAGGCGCATCAGGAACGTCGTCAACATCGGCATCGGCGGCTCCGACCTCGGCCCGGCGATGGCCTACGAGGTGCTGCGCAGCTTCACCGACCGCGACCTGACCGTCCGTTTCGTCTCCAACGTGGACGGCGCCGACCTGCACGAGGCCACCCGCGACCTGGACCCGGCCGAGACGCTGTTCATCGTCGCGTCCAAGACGTTCACCACCATCGAGACGATCACCAACGCGACCTCCGCCCGCTCCTGGCTGGTGGACGCGCTCGGCGACGAAGCGGCCGTGGCCAAGCACTTCGTGGCGCTGTCCACGAACGCGGAGAAGGTGTCGGACTTCGGCATCGACACGGCCAACATGTTCGAGTTCTGGGACTGGGTCGGCGGCCGCTACTCGTACGACTCCGCGATCGGTCTGTCCCTGATGATCGCGATCGGCCCGGACCGCTTCCGCGAGATGCTGGACGGCTTCCGCCTGGTCGACGACCACTTCCGCACCGCGCCCGCCGAGGCCAACGCCCCGCTGCTGCTCGGGCTGTTGGGTATCTGGTACGACAACTTCCACGACGCCCAGTCGCACGCGGTGCTGCCGTACTCGCACTACCTGTCCAAGTTCACGGCGTACCTGCAGCAATTGGACATGGAGTCCAACGGCAAGTACGTGGCGCGGGACGGCAAGCGGGTGGAGTGGCAGACCGGGCCGGTGGTCTGGGGCACGCCCGGCACCAACGGGCAGCACGCCTACTACCAGCTCATCCACCAGGGCACGAAGCTGATCCCGGCGGACTTCATCGGCTTCGCCGAGCCGGTCGCCGAGCTGAGCGGTGAACTCAAGGCCCAGCACGACCTGTTGATGGCGAACTTCTTCGCCCAGACGCAGGCCCTCGCCTTCGGCAAGACGGCCGAGGAGGTCCGCGCGGAGGGCGTGCCGGAGGAACTGGTCCCGCACAAGACGTTCCCGGGCGACCGGCCGACGACGACGATCCTCGCCCGCGAACTGACCCCGTCCGTCCTCGGCCAGCTGGTCGCCCTCTACGAGCACAAGGTGTTGGTGCAGGGTGCCGTCTGGAACATCGACTCCTTCGACCAGTGGGGCGTGGAGCTCGGCAAGGTCCTCGCCAAGCGCGTCGAACCCGCCCTGACCGAGGGCAAGGAGGTCCCCGGCCTGGACACCTCCACGCAGGCCCTGGTCGCCAAGTACCGCGAGCTGCGCGGCCGGGCCTGA
- a CDS encoding glycoside hydrolase family 13 protein has product MLSKYHWWRDAVIYQVYVRSFLDSTGDGIGDLAGVRTGLPYLKKLGVDGIWLSPFYPSPQHDHGYDVADYRGVDPVFGDLAEFDLLMTAARRLGIKVLLDIVPNHCSSEHPWFAEALAAGPGSPARARFHFADGRGPGGDEPPNNWHAMFGGPAWTRVTEADGRPGQWYLHMFTPEQPDWNWRNPEIPAEFDRVLRFWLDRGVDGFRIDVAAGLYKHPDLPDSDDPEADARARDSVNPLAWNQPEVHEVWRHWRSVCEEYTARDGRERLLVGEVSVPTAREHARYVRPDELHQAFFFDLLGAPWQADAFRKVVSEAMQDIAGTGSTVTWVLNNHDQVRTVTRYGEPAPEGSGLGAARARAAALLMLALPGAAYIYQGEELGLPEVVDLPDDVLTDPIFRRTGSRARVRDGCRVPLPWSGQASPFGFTSGVESARPWLPQPDYFAEYATDRALADTRSFWHLYRDGLQLRSALPQLGEGTLRWLDSPPDVLAFARGDDLVCAVNFGTAPAPAPVSGAPLLSSGPCPPGVLPGSTAAWWISDGTAL; this is encoded by the coding sequence ATGTTGAGTAAGTACCACTGGTGGCGCGACGCGGTGATCTACCAGGTGTATGTCCGCAGCTTCCTGGACAGCACCGGGGACGGCATCGGCGATCTGGCCGGGGTCCGCACCGGACTGCCGTACCTGAAGAAGCTCGGCGTCGACGGGATCTGGCTGAGCCCCTTCTACCCCTCGCCCCAGCACGACCACGGCTACGACGTCGCCGACTACCGCGGCGTCGACCCGGTCTTCGGCGACCTCGCCGAGTTCGACCTGCTGATGACCGCCGCCCGCCGGCTCGGGATCAAGGTGCTGCTCGACATCGTCCCCAACCACTGCTCCAGCGAGCACCCGTGGTTCGCCGAGGCCCTGGCCGCCGGACCCGGCAGCCCGGCCCGGGCCCGCTTCCACTTCGCCGACGGCCGCGGCCCCGGCGGCGACGAGCCGCCCAACAACTGGCACGCCATGTTCGGCGGCCCGGCCTGGACCCGCGTCACGGAGGCGGACGGCCGGCCCGGCCAGTGGTACCTGCACATGTTCACGCCGGAACAGCCGGACTGGAACTGGCGCAACCCCGAGATCCCCGCCGAGTTCGACCGTGTGCTGCGGTTCTGGCTGGACCGCGGGGTGGACGGCTTCCGCATCGACGTCGCCGCCGGCCTCTACAAGCACCCGGACCTGCCCGACTCGGACGACCCGGAGGCCGACGCCCGCGCCCGCGACTCGGTCAACCCGCTCGCCTGGAACCAGCCCGAGGTGCACGAGGTGTGGCGGCACTGGCGGTCGGTGTGCGAGGAGTACACCGCGCGCGACGGCCGCGAGCGGCTGCTGGTGGGGGAGGTCTCGGTCCCCACCGCCCGCGAGCACGCCCGCTACGTCCGCCCCGACGAACTCCACCAGGCCTTCTTCTTCGACCTGCTCGGCGCCCCCTGGCAGGCCGACGCCTTCCGCAAGGTCGTCTCCGAGGCCATGCAGGACATCGCCGGCACGGGCTCCACGGTCACCTGGGTCCTCAACAACCACGACCAGGTGCGCACCGTCACCCGCTACGGCGAGCCCGCCCCCGAGGGCAGCGGCCTCGGCGCCGCCCGCGCCCGCGCCGCGGCGCTGCTGATGCTCGCGCTGCCCGGCGCCGCGTACATCTACCAGGGCGAGGAACTGGGCCTGCCCGAGGTCGTCGACCTCCCCGACGACGTGCTCACCGACCCGATCTTCCGCCGCACCGGGAGCCGCGCCCGGGTCCGGGACGGCTGCCGCGTGCCGCTGCCCTGGTCCGGGCAGGCGTCCCCGTTCGGCTTCACCTCCGGTGTCGAGAGCGCCCGGCCCTGGCTCCCGCAGCCCGACTACTTCGCCGAGTACGCCACCGACCGCGCCCTCGCCGACACCCGCTCCTTCTGGCACCTGTACCGCGACGGCCTCCAACTGCGCTCGGCACTGCCGCAGTTGGGCGAAGGCACGCTGCGCTGGCTGGACTCCCCGCCGGACGTCCTCGCCTTCGCCCGCGGCGACGACCTCGTCTGCGCCGTCAACTTCGGTACGGCGCCCGCCCCCGCGCCGGTCTCCGGCGCACCCCTGCTGTCCAGCGGCCCCTGCCCGCCCGGGGTGCTCCCCGGGTCGACGGCCGCCTGGTGGATCAGCGACGGCACCGCCCTCTGA
- a CDS encoding RNA polymerase-binding protein RbpA, producing MASGNAIRGSRVGAGPMGEAERGESAPRLRISFWCSNGHETQPSFASDAQVPDTWDCPRCGFPAGQDRDNPPDPPRTEPYKTHLAYVRERRSDADGEAILAEALAKLRGEI from the coding sequence GTGGCAAGTGGCAACGCGATCCGGGGAAGCCGGGTCGGAGCGGGGCCGATGGGCGAGGCCGAGCGTGGCGAGTCCGCGCCGCGTCTGCGCATCTCCTTCTGGTGCTCCAACGGGCACGAGACGCAGCCGAGCTTCGCCAGCGACGCGCAGGTCCCCGACACCTGGGACTGCCCGCGCTGCGGCTTCCCGGCCGGCCAGGACCGGGACAACCCGCCGGACCCGCCGCGCACCGAGCCGTACAAGACGCACCTCGCGTACGTACGGGAGCGGCGCAGCGACGCGGACGGCGAGGCGATCCTCGCCGAGGCACTCGCCAAACTGCGCGGCGAGATCTAG
- a CDS encoding PadR family transcriptional regulator translates to MRLPLLALLARGPAHGYELKHDLEQLLGSAYPQPNVGQIYVTLGRLEKSGLIEGEDVEQSSRPNKKVYHLTDAGREALHAWFEETEDEPRVRDEFFMKLALAPQTGLADQIALINRQRRQYLNTMRDLSKLAAAENRDNRIAHLLIEGAMLHLQADLDWLERCQEELEDLE, encoded by the coding sequence GTGCGCCTGCCCCTCCTGGCACTGCTCGCGCGCGGCCCGGCCCACGGTTACGAGCTGAAGCACGACCTTGAGCAACTGCTGGGCTCCGCGTACCCTCAGCCCAACGTCGGCCAGATCTACGTCACCCTCGGCCGCCTCGAGAAGTCGGGACTGATCGAGGGCGAGGACGTCGAGCAGTCCAGCCGGCCCAACAAGAAGGTCTACCACCTCACCGACGCCGGGCGGGAAGCGCTGCACGCCTGGTTCGAGGAGACCGAGGACGAACCGCGGGTCCGGGACGAGTTCTTCATGAAGCTCGCGCTCGCCCCGCAGACCGGTCTCGCCGACCAGATCGCCCTCATCAACCGCCAGCGGCGCCAGTACCTCAACACCATGCGCGATCTGTCGAAGCTGGCCGCCGCCGAGAACCGGGACAACCGAATCGCCCATCTGCTGATCGAGGGCGCGATGCTGCACCTGCAGGCCGACCTGGACTGGCTGGAACGGTGCCAGGAAGAACTGGAGGACCTGGAGTGA
- the secG gene encoding preprotein translocase subunit SecG, producing the protein MVLGFSIALIVFSLLLMLLVLMHKGKGGGLSDMFGGGMQSSVGGSSVAERNLDRITIVIGLLWFACIVVLGILMKTNS; encoded by the coding sequence GTGGTTTTGGGGTTCTCGATCGCCCTGATCGTCTTCAGCCTGCTGCTGATGCTGCTGGTGCTGATGCACAAGGGGAAGGGCGGCGGCCTGTCCGACATGTTCGGTGGCGGTATGCAGTCCTCCGTCGGCGGTTCCTCGGTCGCCGAGCGCAACCTCGACCGCATCACCATCGTCATCGGTCTGCTGTGGTTCGCGTGCATCGTCGTCCTCGGCATCCTCATGAAGACGAACAGCTGA
- a CDS encoding ABC transporter ATP-binding protein: protein MLRAEGLVKTHHGEGAPAHAVRGVDLSVARGEFVAVTGPSGAGKSTLLHLLGGLQRPDRGSIWLDGRCTDTFGEARWALERRKAIGIVFQFFNLVSNLSVADNVELPALLAGVPPKKARGEREELLAELGLEGKERSMPGELSGGEQQRVALARALVNHPPLLLADEPAGSLDSKGTREVMRLLSRFHGRGQTIVLVTHDARLASAADRVISFFDGRIADDATLDGTPSRRGGASGVLELRD, encoded by the coding sequence GTGCTGCGGGCCGAGGGCCTGGTCAAGACCCACCACGGCGAGGGCGCGCCCGCGCACGCCGTGCGCGGGGTCGACCTGAGCGTGGCGCGCGGCGAGTTCGTGGCGGTCACCGGACCGTCGGGAGCCGGCAAGTCCACGCTGCTGCACCTGCTCGGCGGCCTGCAGCGGCCCGACCGGGGCAGCATCTGGCTCGACGGCCGCTGCACGGACACCTTCGGCGAGGCCCGCTGGGCGCTGGAGCGCCGCAAGGCCATCGGGATCGTCTTCCAGTTCTTCAACCTGGTGTCGAACCTGTCGGTCGCCGACAACGTCGAGCTGCCCGCGCTGCTCGCGGGCGTGCCGCCGAAGAAGGCGCGCGGCGAGCGCGAGGAACTGCTCGCCGAACTGGGCCTGGAGGGCAAGGAGCGCAGCATGCCGGGCGAGCTGTCCGGCGGCGAGCAGCAGCGGGTCGCGCTGGCCCGCGCCCTGGTCAACCACCCGCCGCTGCTGCTGGCCGACGAGCCCGCCGGCAGCCTGGACAGCAAGGGCACCCGCGAGGTGATGCGGCTGCTGTCCCGCTTCCACGGGCGGGGCCAGACCATCGTGCTGGTCACCCACGACGCCCGGCTGGCCAGCGCGGCCGACCGCGTCATCAGCTTCTTCGACGGCCGCATAGCCGACGACGCCACGCTGGACGGCACCCCGTCCCGCCGCGGCGGCGCCTCCGGCGTGCTGGAGCTGAGGGACTGA